The Corynebacterium simulans genome contains a region encoding:
- a CDS encoding AAA family ATPase, producing the protein MIKAENLAMQNAPALSFALEDNLTHGLVGPNGVGKTTLLRMIAGQLKSEGLKVFGERPFDNQKIMDRIILMGIDNPLFDGWNVDKLFRIGKARWKTWNQERAEELAAQFALPKKNYSGLSRGQKSAMGFIFAVASGCELMLLDEPYLGLDVDKRQRFLEVLREEQGKRTIVVSTHHLDEIEGYLDTVLLLGEAPLSGPIESLVDCIVAVTGPAEQVDRALGRLQLPVLARHSSVHAERVLIDARPNFAECVFDQAAEFGLRAQEVTLEEAVLALGGAQ; encoded by the coding sequence ATGATTAAAGCCGAAAACCTAGCTATGCAAAATGCTCCGGCGCTGTCTTTCGCGCTCGAAGATAACCTGACCCACGGCCTGGTGGGTCCCAATGGAGTGGGCAAGACGACGCTGCTGCGCATGATCGCAGGCCAGCTCAAGTCGGAGGGGTTGAAAGTCTTTGGGGAGCGTCCCTTTGACAACCAGAAGATCATGGATCGCATCATCCTGATGGGCATTGATAACCCGCTTTTCGATGGCTGGAACGTAGACAAGCTCTTCCGCATTGGCAAGGCGCGGTGGAAGACCTGGAACCAGGAGCGGGCTGAAGAGCTTGCCGCGCAATTTGCGCTCCCGAAGAAGAACTACTCCGGCTTGTCCCGCGGCCAGAAGTCCGCGATGGGTTTTATCTTCGCCGTAGCTTCCGGCTGCGAGTTGATGCTGCTGGATGAGCCCTACCTGGGCCTCGACGTCGATAAGCGGCAGCGCTTTCTTGAGGTCCTCCGGGAGGAACAGGGCAAACGCACGATTGTGGTGTCCACCCATCATCTCGATGAGATTGAGGGCTACCTCGACACGGTGCTTTTGCTTGGCGAAGCACCCTTGTCTGGCCCCATTGAAAGCCTCGTCGACTGCATCGTGGCGGTGACGGGCCCTGCGGAACAAGTAGATAGGGCACTGGGGCGCCTACAGTTGCCGGTATTGGCCCGCCATTCCTCGGTCCACGCAGAGCGTGTGCTTATCGACGCCCGCCCCAACTTCGCCGAGTGCGTCTTCGATCAGGCGGCAGAATTCGGGCTACGCGCGCAGGAAGTCACCCTGGAAGAGGCGGTGTTGGCGCTAGGAGGTGCACAATGA
- a CDS encoding ATP-binding cassette domain-containing protein produces MTAHTAHTANPANAAITANTVATAQGVSKSFSRKTVLDGVNIQLAEGRIYGLVGRNGTGKSTLLSLLAGQARYKGKIEVFGQAPFDNAEVMDQVVFAGVDTTYPRSWKFGAIVKVAAQRYPHWQQEVAEHLTEVFSLDLSTRHGSASRGQRSMLAIVIALAARAPLTLLDEPYLGLDAYNHEAFYRELLAELEAHPRTVVLATHDLHATSQVVDSYLVLRDGVVRTFDAALLDDALVEVTVTGSLPAELEEAALVKETVGGNTRVIVERGVAQGKPVNLEDAVKLAMGGLDVKTHV; encoded by the coding sequence ATGACCGCACACACCGCACACACCGCGAACCCCGCAAACGCTGCAATTACTGCAAACACCGTTGCAACCGCGCAGGGTGTTTCCAAGTCTTTCTCCCGCAAGACCGTCCTGGACGGCGTCAATATTCAGCTAGCGGAAGGCCGCATCTACGGGCTCGTTGGCCGCAACGGCACAGGCAAGTCCACGCTGCTTTCGCTGCTAGCCGGGCAGGCGCGTTACAAGGGAAAAATTGAGGTCTTCGGACAAGCGCCTTTCGATAACGCCGAGGTGATGGATCAGGTGGTTTTCGCTGGCGTGGACACCACCTACCCGCGTTCCTGGAAGTTTGGCGCGATTGTGAAGGTTGCAGCCCAGCGCTACCCCCACTGGCAGCAGGAGGTGGCGGAGCATCTCACCGAGGTCTTCAGCCTCGATCTGAGCACGCGCCATGGCTCGGCTTCCCGCGGCCAGCGTTCCATGCTGGCCATTGTCATTGCTCTTGCGGCGCGTGCGCCGCTAACTCTGCTGGATGAGCCTTACCTGGGTCTCGATGCCTATAACCATGAGGCCTTCTATCGTGAGCTCCTCGCTGAGCTGGAGGCCCATCCGCGCACGGTGGTGTTGGCGACCCACGATCTGCACGCAACTTCGCAAGTGGTCGACAGCTACCTAGTGCTGCGCGACGGCGTTGTCCGCACTTTTGATGCCGCTCTGCTTGACGACGCCCTCGTTGAAGTCACCGTTACCGGGTCCCTACCCGCAGAGCTGGAAGAGGCGGCGCTCGTTAAGGAGACCGTAGGTGGCAATACCCGCGTCATCGTGGAGCGCGGCGTCGCCCAAGGCAAGCCGGTCAACTTGGAAGATGCAGTGAAGCTCGCGATGGGAGGGCTCGATGTTAAAACCCATGTTTAG
- a CDS encoding GntR family transcriptional regulator, whose product MDNSTQPLFRQIAALIEDSIVEGGLEEGAQAPSTNELAAFHNINPATARKGITLLTELGILEKRRGIGMFVAAGATERIRQRRRNDFAAEYVAPLVDEAVRLGYTREQLQELVHRVAESRGLYS is encoded by the coding sequence ATGGATAACTCAACGCAGCCGTTATTCAGACAGATCGCCGCGCTAATTGAGGACTCCATCGTGGAAGGTGGCCTGGAAGAAGGAGCACAGGCGCCTTCGACGAATGAGCTAGCCGCCTTCCACAACATCAACCCCGCCACGGCGCGAAAGGGGATCACTTTGTTGACCGAACTCGGAATTCTAGAAAAACGCCGCGGCATCGGCATGTTCGTGGCGGCCGGCGCTACCGAAAGAATCCGCCAGCGGCGACGCAATGACTTCGCCGCCGAATACGTCGCCCCCCTCGTCGATGAGGCCGTCCGCCTTGGGTATACGCGCGAGCAATTACAAGAACTTGTCCACCGTGTCGCAGAAAGCAGAGGACTCTACTCATGA
- a CDS encoding NYN domain-containing protein encodes MLERTLVFVDTSYLLASFYNSWETGARAQLEIDLPEVVNNLGSMVENQLGNRIHRQYWYDGIPDTGPHRYQRALRTCDGVQLRTGQLIEWGERRTQKAVDTRLVADMILAAMKQQVTDFVLVSGDADMIPGVQEAVNAGVRVHLYGFGWDSMSSALRHACDTTTILDPREDFADAMELQVLEGPLPPTIREPHNSDEELPQVPQVEDECEPSEAEAAFTSAPKPSPSPADLAPQTATTTGSGETAEAKPAAENTQAPQPPATDSTDETQSAAETPKPAAPKPSMMAPRRKLRSKYVPLPEEVWTSAGFQSPFDVGQQYASWWFENAANAEQRDQAHLLSGGGLPPEIDRPLLQFACETLHEYTLSESQRVNLRDGFHSGIRGVLIAIRREES; translated from the coding sequence ATGCTTGAACGAACACTTGTCTTCGTTGACACGTCTTACCTGCTTGCGAGCTTTTATAACTCATGGGAAACCGGAGCTCGCGCGCAACTAGAAATAGACCTCCCAGAGGTCGTAAATAATCTCGGTTCCATGGTGGAGAACCAGCTCGGAAACCGCATTCACCGCCAGTACTGGTACGACGGAATCCCAGACACTGGCCCACACCGCTACCAGCGCGCACTGCGCACCTGTGATGGCGTGCAACTTCGCACCGGCCAGCTCATCGAGTGGGGCGAGCGCCGCACCCAAAAGGCAGTCGATACCCGCCTCGTTGCCGACATGATCCTCGCTGCAATGAAGCAGCAAGTCACCGACTTTGTGTTGGTTTCCGGTGACGCCGACATGATCCCAGGCGTACAAGAAGCCGTAAACGCGGGCGTGCGCGTGCACCTCTATGGCTTTGGCTGGGACTCCATGTCCTCCGCCCTGCGCCACGCTTGTGACACCACGACCATCCTCGATCCGCGCGAAGACTTCGCCGACGCAATGGAGCTCCAGGTCCTGGAAGGCCCACTGCCGCCCACCATCCGCGAGCCTCACAACAGCGACGAAGAGCTGCCGCAGGTGCCTCAAGTAGAGGACGAGTGCGAGCCTTCCGAGGCAGAAGCAGCGTTTACCTCAGCACCGAAGCCCAGCCCCTCCCCTGCCGACCTCGCGCCACAGACGGCCACCACAACGGGCTCGGGTGAAACTGCCGAGGCCAAGCCTGCGGCCGAGAACACGCAGGCACCGCAGCCCCCAGCTACGGATTCCACCGACGAAACGCAAAGCGCAGCCGAGACTCCGAAGCCAGCTGCACCGAAGCCGTCCATGATGGCTCCGCGCCGCAAGCTGCGCTCCAAGTACGTGCCACTACCCGAGGAGGTCTGGACCTCTGCAGGCTTCCAGTCGCCATTCGACGTCGGCCAGCAATACGCCTCCTGGTGGTTCGAGAATGCCGCCAACGCCGAGCAACGCGACCAAGCACACCTACTCTCGGGCGGCGGCCTGCCGCCGGAGATCGACCGCCCGCTGCTGCAGTTTGCCTGTGAAACTCTGCACGAGTACACGCTGAGCGAATCCCAACGCGTCAATCTGCGCGATGGCTTCCACTCCGGCATTCGTGGCGTCCTCATCGCCATCCGCCGCGAGGAAAGCTAA
- a CDS encoding PspA/IM30 family protein, with the protein MANPFSKGWKYVMASFDQKIDENADPKVQIQQAVDGAKEQHRKISEHAAEIIGHKNQLELQINRLLKQQEDYQNQTRRALELADKADDPQAASEYNQAAEVVASQLVAVEHELENVKTQHAAAAQAAEQAKAQQQQSEARLKEQLAQVDELMAQADQAAMQEQNAKVVQSMDELQADDSVPTLDSVRAKIEKRYTDALGAQELHQASGGSRIQEITAAGNDMKATSRLEGIRAEMAKQKELGSGEQK; encoded by the coding sequence ATGGCGAATCCATTCAGCAAAGGCTGGAAGTACGTAATGGCCTCTTTCGATCAGAAGATCGATGAGAACGCCGACCCTAAGGTGCAAATTCAGCAGGCTGTGGACGGTGCCAAGGAACAACACCGCAAGATCTCCGAGCATGCGGCGGAAATCATCGGTCACAAGAACCAGCTCGAGCTGCAGATCAACCGCCTGCTCAAGCAGCAGGAGGATTACCAAAACCAGACGCGGCGCGCCCTCGAGCTAGCAGATAAGGCGGATGACCCGCAGGCTGCTTCCGAGTACAACCAGGCTGCCGAGGTCGTAGCCTCTCAGTTGGTTGCTGTGGAACATGAGCTGGAGAACGTAAAGACTCAACACGCCGCTGCCGCTCAGGCTGCAGAGCAGGCTAAGGCTCAGCAGCAGCAGTCCGAGGCGCGCCTGAAGGAGCAGCTGGCACAGGTCGACGAGCTCATGGCGCAGGCTGATCAGGCTGCGATGCAGGAGCAAAACGCCAAGGTCGTGCAGTCCATGGACGAACTGCAGGCGGATGACTCCGTGCCTACACTAGATTCTGTGCGCGCAAAGATTGAAAAGCGCTATACCGATGCACTGGGTGCGCAGGAGCTGCACCAGGCTTCCGGCGGCAGCCGTATTCAGGAAATCACCGCGGCCGGCAATGACATGAAGGCAACCTCCCGTCTGGAGGGGATCCGCGCCGAGATGGCTAAGCAGAAAGAGCTAGGCTCCGGTGAGCAGAAGTAG